Proteins co-encoded in one Diaminobutyricimonas sp. LJ205 genomic window:
- the erpA gene encoding iron-sulfur cluster insertion protein ErpA: MTDTITAAHGVGLSETAAGKVRSLLEQEGRDDLRLRVAVQPGGCSGLIYQLYFDERLLDGDVTVDFDGVEVVVDKMSVPYLDGAKIDFEDTIQKQGFTIDNPNATGSCACGDSFH, encoded by the coding sequence ATGACCGACACGATCACCGCCGCCCACGGCGTTGGCCTGAGCGAGACCGCAGCAGGCAAGGTTCGCAGCCTGCTCGAGCAGGAGGGTCGCGACGACCTGCGTCTTCGCGTGGCCGTCCAGCCGGGCGGATGCTCCGGACTGATTTACCAGCTCTACTTCGACGAGCGACTGCTCGACGGTGACGTCACCGTCGACTTCGATGGCGTCGAGGTTGTGGTCGACAAGATGAGCGTGCCGTACCTCGACGGAGCCAAGATCGACTTCGAGGACACCATCCAGAAGCAGGGCTTCACGATTGACAATCCCAACGCGACAGGCAGCTGCGCATGCGGTGATTCGTTCCACTGA
- the coxB gene encoding cytochrome c oxidase subunit II: protein MRSNHRRWATIPIGIAVAIVLAGCTQAQLNGFLPAEAGITNHVDRVIGLWVTSWLILLVVGVITWGLIIWAAVVYRRRKGQTGLPVQLRYNMPIEIFYTVIPFILVIGFFAFTARDQEAIEAPHAEPADVEIEVYGKRWAWDFNYVSEDVFFAGEQARETGPNNTIDPESLPKLYLPVNQTVEIKIESRDVIHSFWVIDFLYKKDMVPAKSNYMYFEPLKTGTYEGKCAELCGEYHSLMLFQVEVVEQDEYDAYIASLRAEGNTGQLSGEYDANQNQPGNTGTRGDE from the coding sequence GTGCGCTCAAATCATCGTCGGTGGGCCACAATTCCGATTGGAATTGCGGTAGCCATCGTTCTTGCAGGATGTACCCAAGCGCAACTGAACGGCTTTTTGCCGGCGGAAGCGGGTATCACCAACCACGTTGATCGTGTCATCGGTCTCTGGGTAACTTCTTGGCTCATCCTGCTGGTTGTCGGTGTGATCACCTGGGGCCTCATTATCTGGGCGGCCGTCGTCTACCGTCGCCGGAAGGGCCAGACCGGCCTGCCCGTGCAGCTGCGGTACAACATGCCGATCGAGATCTTCTACACGGTCATCCCGTTCATCCTGGTGATCGGCTTCTTCGCCTTCACCGCGCGTGACCAGGAAGCCATCGAGGCGCCGCACGCCGAGCCGGCTGACGTCGAGATCGAGGTCTACGGCAAGCGTTGGGCGTGGGACTTCAACTACGTCAGCGAGGATGTCTTCTTCGCCGGCGAGCAGGCTCGTGAGACCGGTCCGAACAACACCATCGACCCCGAGTCGCTGCCGAAGCTTTACCTGCCGGTGAACCAGACGGTCGAGATCAAGATCGAGTCTCGCGACGTCATTCACTCCTTCTGGGTGATCGACTTCCTCTACAAGAAGGACATGGTTCCGGCCAAGTCCAACTACATGTATTTCGAACCGCTCAAGACCGGCACCTACGAAGGCAAGTGCGCCGAGCTCTGTGGTGAATACCACTCGCTGATGCTCTTCCAGGTTGAGGTTGTCGAGCAGGACGAGTACGACGCGTACATCGCCAGCCTCCGCGCCGAAGGCAACACCGGCCAGCTGAGCGGCGAGTACGACGCAAACCAGAACCAGCCCGGCAACACCGGCACCCGTGGCGACGAGTAG
- the ctaD gene encoding cytochrome c oxidase subunit I, translating to MTTTQTRPQAPQATSAPFGAQKVERKGNILVKWITSTDHKTIGYMYLITSFLYFCIGGVMALVIRAQLFAPGLEIVATKEQYNQLFTMHGTIMLLMFATPLFAGFANVLMPLQIGAPDVAFPRLNAFAYWAFNFGSLMAVAGFITPQGAASFGWFAYAPLSNTTFSPGLGGNLWVFGLAISGFGTILGAVNFITTIITMRAPGMTMFRMPVFTWNILVTSILVLLAFPVLAAALFGLGADRVFDANIYNPENGGAILWQHLFWFFGHPEVYIIALPFFGIISEVLPVFSRKPIFGYKTLVYATIAIAALSITVWAHHMYVTGSVLLPFFALMTMLIAVPTGVKIFNWIGTMWRGSVTFETPMLWAIGFLITFTFGGLTGVILASPPLDFHVSDTYFVVAHFHYVVFGTVVFAMFSGFYFWWPKWTGKMLNERLGKIHFWMLFIGFHTTFLVQHWIGVQGGVRRYATYMPEDGLTWMNQLSTIGAMILGASMIPFFLNVFVTARTAPKVMVNDPWGYGRSLEWATSCPPPRHNFTSIPRIRSESPAFDLHHPEAGVPVGIGAGPIKDAPEAPVVDLTDKKVK from the coding sequence ATGACTACGACACAAACCAGGCCTCAGGCTCCTCAAGCGACGTCCGCACCGTTCGGCGCGCAGAAGGTTGAGCGCAAGGGCAACATCCTTGTCAAGTGGATCACCTCCACCGACCACAAGACGATCGGGTACATGTACCTGATCACGTCGTTCCTCTACTTCTGCATCGGTGGCGTGATGGCTCTCGTCATCCGCGCCCAGCTGTTCGCTCCTGGCCTCGAGATCGTGGCCACCAAGGAGCAGTACAACCAGCTGTTCACCATGCACGGCACGATCATGCTGCTGATGTTCGCGACGCCGCTGTTCGCTGGATTCGCGAACGTGCTCATGCCGCTGCAGATCGGTGCGCCGGATGTCGCCTTCCCGCGTCTGAACGCGTTCGCCTACTGGGCGTTTAACTTCGGCTCGTTGATGGCTGTCGCCGGCTTCATCACCCCGCAGGGTGCGGCCTCGTTCGGATGGTTCGCCTACGCGCCGCTGTCCAATACGACGTTCTCGCCAGGACTCGGCGGCAACCTCTGGGTATTCGGCCTTGCGATCAGCGGTTTCGGAACCATCCTCGGTGCGGTGAACTTCATCACCACGATCATCACGATGCGCGCGCCTGGCATGACCATGTTCCGCATGCCGGTGTTCACCTGGAACATCCTGGTGACCTCGATCCTCGTGCTGCTGGCCTTCCCGGTGCTGGCCGCCGCGCTCTTCGGCCTCGGCGCCGACCGGGTGTTCGACGCGAACATCTACAACCCCGAGAACGGTGGCGCCATCCTCTGGCAACACCTGTTCTGGTTCTTCGGACACCCTGAGGTGTACATCATCGCGCTGCCGTTCTTCGGCATCATCTCCGAAGTGCTGCCGGTGTTCAGCCGCAAGCCGATCTTCGGTTACAAGACGCTGGTCTATGCGACGATCGCGATCGCTGCGCTGTCCATCACCGTGTGGGCGCACCACATGTACGTGACCGGCTCGGTGCTGCTGCCGTTCTTCGCCCTGATGACCATGCTCATCGCGGTGCCGACGGGTGTGAAGATCTTCAACTGGATCGGCACCATGTGGCGCGGATCGGTGACCTTCGAAACCCCGATGCTCTGGGCGATCGGCTTCCTGATCACCTTCACCTTCGGTGGCCTGACCGGCGTCATCCTGGCTTCGCCGCCGCTTGACTTCCACGTCTCTGACACCTACTTCGTCGTGGCGCACTTCCACTACGTGGTGTTCGGCACGGTGGTCTTCGCGATGTTCAGTGGCTTCTACTTCTGGTGGCCGAAGTGGACCGGCAAGATGCTCAACGAGCGTCTCGGCAAGATCCACTTCTGGATGCTGTTCATCGGCTTCCACACCACGTTCCTCGTGCAGCACTGGATCGGCGTGCAGGGCGGTGTCCGCCGCTACGCGACGTACATGCCTGAGGACGGCCTCACCTGGATGAACCAGCTGTCCACCATCGGTGCGATGATCCTCGGTGCCTCAATGATCCCGTTCTTCCTGAACGTGTTCGTCACCGCCCGGACCGCGCCGAAGGTCATGGTCAACGACCCGTGGGGTTACGGCCGTTCGCTGGAGTGGGCCACCTCATGCCCGCCGCCGCGGCACAACTTCACGTCGATCCCGCGCATCCGCTCGGAGTCCCCGGCCTTCGACCTGCACCACCCCGAGGCGGGTGTGCCGGTCGGGATCGGTGCCGGACCGATCAAAGACGCACCCGAGGCGCCCGTCGTCGACCTGACCGACAAGAAGGTGAAGTAG
- a CDS encoding cytochrome c oxidase subunit 4 codes for MKANVVLYWVLCVFFVLVDVMYIIWALEYYDGQLEWAGAIALGLAAALAAFLAFYLGKVHRSQGGELPEDRVDANIDDGDPELGHFSPWSWWPITLAGAASLIMLGLAVGFWIIWIGVALTIVALVGWVYEYYRGSFAR; via the coding sequence ATGAAGGCTAATGTCGTCCTCTACTGGGTGCTGTGCGTCTTCTTCGTGCTCGTCGATGTCATGTACATCATCTGGGCGCTGGAGTACTACGACGGCCAGCTCGAATGGGCCGGCGCGATCGCTCTCGGCCTGGCCGCGGCCCTGGCAGCCTTCCTGGCGTTCTACCTGGGCAAGGTGCACCGGTCGCAGGGTGGGGAACTGCCCGAAGACCGCGTCGACGCGAACATCGACGACGGCGACCCGGAGCTTGGCCACTTCAGCCCGTGGAGCTGGTGGCCGATCACCCTCGCTGGTGCCGCGTCACTGATCATGCTCGGCCTCGCAGTTGGTTTCTGGATCATCTGGATCGGTGTCGCGCTGACCATCGTCGCGCTCGTCGGCTGGGTATACGAGTACTACCGCGGAAGCTTCGCCCGCTAA
- a CDS encoding ubiquinol-cytochrome c reductase cytochrome b subunit, which yields MSTSTSTTVTPSRGSRFTGAAANYLDERTSISGFVKELGRKVFPGHWSFMLGEVALYSFVAILLSGTFLTFFFQPAMTPVHYEGSYVPLKGIEMSVAYASTLDITFDIRGGLLMRQIHHWSALLFVASIGLHLLRVFFTGAFKKPRELNWVVGYVLFILAMAEGFTGYSLPDDLLSGNGLRIIDGMVKAVPVIGVWISYLLFGNEFPGDDIVARLYVLHILLLPAILVAALGLHLLLMVINKHTQFAGPGRTTHNVVGTPILPVFAAKAGGFFFIVFGVIVLISSLFTINPIWNYGPYDPSPVSAGTQPDWYIGFADGGLRLAPPHWEFVLFGYTFSMNILIPLAVISLFLVLVPIYPFIEAWITGDKREHHIAERPRNHPVRTAIGAAGVTFYAVMWAAASSDLIATHFLLTIEGVIIALQILLIIGPIIAFWVTKRICIGLQKKDREIALHGYESGRIVRLPGGEYIEVHEPLDEYDRWKLVAHENYKPLMIRPDHRGRITVGQRARAAASRWFFEDRIEPISKSELEQAHHH from the coding sequence TTGAGTACTTCAACATCCACCACCGTGACCCCGTCACGCGGGTCCCGTTTCACCGGTGCCGCCGCCAATTACCTTGACGAGCGCACCAGTATCTCGGGCTTCGTCAAGGAGCTCGGGCGCAAGGTCTTTCCCGGCCACTGGTCCTTCATGCTCGGTGAGGTGGCGCTGTACAGTTTCGTCGCCATCCTGCTCAGCGGAACTTTCCTGACCTTCTTCTTCCAGCCCGCCATGACGCCCGTGCACTACGAGGGGTCGTATGTGCCGTTGAAGGGCATCGAGATGTCGGTCGCCTACGCGTCGACGCTCGACATCACCTTTGACATCCGTGGCGGCCTGTTGATGCGACAGATCCACCACTGGTCGGCGCTGCTGTTCGTGGCTTCCATCGGTCTGCACCTGCTGCGCGTGTTCTTCACCGGTGCGTTCAAGAAGCCGCGTGAGCTCAACTGGGTGGTCGGTTACGTGCTGTTCATCCTGGCGATGGCCGAAGGGTTCACCGGCTACTCGCTGCCTGATGACCTGCTCTCCGGCAACGGCCTGCGCATCATCGACGGCATGGTCAAGGCGGTCCCGGTGATCGGCGTCTGGATCTCTTACCTGCTGTTCGGTAATGAGTTCCCGGGCGACGACATCGTTGCCCGCCTGTACGTGCTGCATATCCTGCTGCTACCGGCGATCCTGGTCGCGGCGCTCGGCCTGCATCTGTTGCTGATGGTCATCAACAAGCACACCCAATTCGCCGGACCTGGCCGCACCACCCACAATGTCGTCGGTACCCCGATCCTTCCGGTGTTCGCCGCGAAGGCCGGTGGGTTCTTCTTCATCGTGTTCGGCGTCATCGTGCTCATCTCGTCGCTGTTCACGATCAACCCGATCTGGAACTACGGACCATACGACCCGTCGCCCGTGTCGGCTGGTACCCAGCCTGACTGGTACATCGGCTTCGCCGATGGGGGTCTGCGGTTGGCGCCACCGCATTGGGAGTTCGTGCTCTTCGGTTACACCTTCTCGATGAACATCCTGATCCCGCTTGCCGTCATCAGCTTGTTCCTGGTGCTGGTGCCGATCTATCCGTTCATCGAGGCATGGATCACCGGCGACAAGCGCGAACACCACATTGCCGAGCGTCCGCGCAACCACCCGGTTCGCACGGCCATCGGCGCTGCCGGTGTCACGTTCTACGCCGTCATGTGGGCGGCCGCGAGTTCGGACCTCATAGCGACGCACTTCCTGCTCACCATCGAGGGCGTGATCATCGCGCTGCAGATCCTGCTGATCATCGGCCCGATCATTGCGTTCTGGGTGACCAAGCGCATCTGCATCGGCCTGCAGAAGAAGGATCGCGAGATCGCCCTGCACGGCTACGAAAGCGGACGCATCGTCCGCCTCCCCGGAGGCGAGTACATCGAGGTGCACGAGCCACTCGACGAATACGACCGCTGGAAGCTCGTGGCTCACGAGAACTACAAGCCGCTGATGATCCGTCCCGACCACCGCGGACGCATCACCGTCGGCCAGCGCGCACGCGCAGCGGCATCGCGGTGGTTCTTCGAGGACCGCATCGAGCCCATCAGCAAGAGCGAACTCGAGCAGGCGCACCATCACTAA
- a CDS encoding ubiquinol-cytochrome c reductase cytochrome b subunit codes for MSTSTTTTTVTPTPTRGSRLTGAAANYIDERTSISGAVKELGRKIFPDHWSFMLGEVALYSFIAILLSGTFLTFFFTPAMTPVHYEGSYVPLKGIEMSVAYASSLDITFDVRGGLLMRQIHHWSALLFVAAIGLHMLRVFFTGAFKKPRELNWVIGFVLFILAMAEGFTGYSLPDDLLSGNGLRIIDGMVKAIPVIGVWISYLLFGGEFPGDDIVSRLYVLHILLLPAILIAALGLHMLLLVVNKHTQFAGPGRTNHNVVGSPILPVFAAKAGGFFFIVFGVIVLISSLFTINPIWNYGPYDPSPVSAGTQPDWYIGFADGGMRLAPSHWEFVLFDYTFSMNVLVVLAVIGLFIVLVMLYPFIEAWITGDKREHHMAERPRNHPVRTAIGAAGVTFYAVLWAAASSDLIATHFLLTIEGVIIALQILLIIGPIIAFWVTKRICIGLQKKDREIALHGFETGRIVRLPGGEYIEVHEQLDEYDRWKLVAHENYKPLMIRPDSRGRITIGQRVRAVASRWFFEDRIEPISKSELEQSHTH; via the coding sequence TTGAGCACCTCGACAACAACCACCACTGTGACGCCCACGCCAACGCGTGGGTCTCGTTTGACGGGCGCCGCCGCCAATTACATTGACGAGCGCACCAGCATTTCGGGCGCAGTCAAGGAACTCGGCCGCAAGATCTTCCCGGACCACTGGTCCTTCATGCTCGGTGAGGTGGCGCTGTACAGCTTCATCGCCATCCTGCTCAGCGGAACGTTCCTGACCTTCTTCTTCACCCCGGCGATGACCCCGGTGCACTACGAGGGTTCCTACGTGCCGTTGAAGGGCATCGAGATGTCGGTCGCGTACGCGTCGTCCCTCGACATCACCTTCGACGTTCGTGGCGGCCTGTTGATGCGACAGATCCACCACTGGTCGGCGCTGCTGTTCGTGGCAGCGATCGGTCTGCACATGCTGCGAGTGTTCTTCACCGGTGCGTTCAAGAAGCCGCGTGAGCTCAACTGGGTGATCGGCTTCGTGCTGTTCATCCTGGCCATGGCAGAGGGCTTCACCGGCTACTCGCTGCCTGATGACCTGCTCTCCGGCAACGGCCTGCGCATCATCGACGGCATGGTCAAGGCCATCCCGGTGATCGGCGTCTGGATCTCCTACCTCTTGTTCGGTGGCGAGTTCCCGGGCGACGACATCGTGTCCAGGCTCTACGTGCTGCACATTCTGCTGCTGCCGGCGATCCTGATCGCGGCGCTCGGCCTGCACATGTTGCTGCTGGTGGTCAACAAGCACACCCAGTTCGCCGGACCCGGCCGTACCAACCACAACGTGGTCGGTTCCCCGATCCTCCCGGTGTTCGCCGCGAAGGCCGGTGGGTTCTTCTTCATCGTGTTCGGCGTCATCGTGCTCATCTCGTCGCTGTTCACGATCAACCCGATCTGGAACTACGGACCATACGACCCGTCACCTGTCTCCGCTGGTACCCAGCCTGACTGGTACATCGGCTTCGCCGATGGCGGTATGCGCCTGGCGCCATCGCACTGGGAGTTCGTGCTCTTCGACTACACGTTCTCGATGAACGTTCTGGTTGTGCTGGCCGTGATCGGTCTGTTCATCGTGCTCGTCATGCTCTACCCGTTCATTGAGGCGTGGATCACTGGCGACAAGCGCGAGCACCACATGGCCGAGCGTCCGCGCAACCACCCGGTTCGTACGGCCATCGGTGCTGCCGGTGTCACGTTCTACGCCGTGCTCTGGGCGGCTGCGAGCTCCGACCTGATAGCGACGCACTTCCTGCTCACGATCGAAGGCGTGATCATCGCCCTGCAGATCCTGCTGATCATCGGACCGATCATCGCGTTCTGGGTGACCAAGCGCATCTGCATCGGCCTGCAGAAGAAGGATCGCGAGATCGCCCTGCACGGCTTCGAAACCGGTCGCATCGTTCGTCTCCCCGGCGGCGAGTACATCGAGGTGCACGAGCAGCTCGACGAGTACGACCGCTGGAAGCTCGTGGCGCACGAGAACTACAAGCCGCTGATGATCCGTCCCGACTCTCGTGGGCGCATCACCATTGGCCAGCGTGTCCGTGCTGTGGCATCGCGGTGGTTCTTCGAGGACCGCATCGAGCCGATCAGCAAGAGCGAACTCGAGCAGTCGCACACCCACTAA
- a CDS encoding ubiquinol-cytochrome c reductase iron-sulfur subunit, which translates to MAEQHDSAAGSAVDKPREVSPGTAIVVADRIENPGFPPAHKRVADLDPTREKKIERGVSALFWVSIIGAVFAIAAYFIWPIEPGNMASVRMNNLMLGLGITLGLLGIGFGAVHWAKALMHGHDLVEERHETRGKPATRERAVEIFQQANEESGFGRRTLLRNSLIGALVLSPLPGIVIFRDLAPAAEPHELLRHTMWDKDVRLTRDPDGTPIKASDVTVGSAFHVIPDGLTELTHETGLLEEKAKAVVLLMRLRPEELIESEERKTWSYDGIVAYSKICTHVGCPVALYEQQTHHLLCPCHQSEFDVSDHAKVIFGPAARPLPQLPITVDSEGYLVAQSDFTEPVGPSFWERER; encoded by the coding sequence ATGGCAGAGCAGCACGACAGTGCCGCTGGCAGCGCCGTCGATAAGCCACGTGAGGTGTCACCGGGCACCGCGATCGTCGTAGCCGACAGGATCGAGAACCCCGGTTTCCCGCCCGCGCACAAGCGCGTCGCAGACCTGGACCCGACTCGCGAGAAGAAGATCGAACGCGGTGTCTCCGCGTTGTTCTGGGTGTCGATCATTGGCGCGGTCTTCGCGATCGCCGCCTACTTCATCTGGCCGATCGAACCGGGCAACATGGCGTCGGTCCGCATGAACAACCTCATGCTGGGCCTCGGCATCACGCTCGGGCTACTCGGCATCGGATTCGGTGCGGTGCACTGGGCGAAGGCCCTCATGCACGGCCACGACCTGGTCGAGGAGCGTCACGAGACTCGCGGCAAGCCCGCGACCCGTGAGCGCGCAGTCGAGATCTTCCAGCAGGCCAACGAGGAGTCTGGTTTCGGCCGTCGCACCCTGCTGCGCAACAGCCTGATCGGTGCTCTCGTCCTCTCACCGCTGCCCGGCATCGTCATCTTCCGTGACCTGGCGCCGGCAGCCGAGCCGCACGAACTCTTGCGGCACACCATGTGGGACAAGGACGTTCGCCTCACCCGCGACCCGGACGGCACACCGATCAAGGCGTCGGATGTCACCGTGGGATCGGCCTTCCACGTCATCCCCGACGGTCTCACCGAGCTCACCCATGAGACCGGTCTGCTCGAGGAGAAGGCCAAGGCCGTAGTCCTGCTGATGCGCCTGCGTCCCGAGGAACTCATCGAGAGTGAAGAGCGCAAGACCTGGTCGTACGACGGCATCGTCGCGTACTCCAAGATCTGCACCCACGTCGGATGCCCCGTCGCCCTGTACGAGCAGCAGACCCACCACCTGCTCTGCCCGTGCCACCAGTCCGAGTTTGACGTCTCCGACCACGCCAAGGTGATCTTCGGCCCGGCGGCTCGTCCCCTCCCCCAACTTCCGATCACCGTGGACTCAGAGGGCTACCTGGTCGCGCAGAGCGACTTCACCGAGCCCGTCGGTCCGAGCTTCTGGGAGCGTGAGCGTTGA
- a CDS encoding c-type cytochrome, translated as MAKTSRKQRATGRRSPLATVALLAIGLLTTGGAYALFTTSATAETQAASQQQIDEGEKLFAANCATCHGLNLEGSAEGPSLVGVGALAVDFQVGTGRMPMAFQGPQAAVKPPQFTQEQIDAMAAFVAESGPGPAVPDESLLTADGDAANGAELFRINCAMCHNVAGAGGALTEGKYAPALGGVDPKYVYAAMVTGPQNMPVFNDLNISPEEKQDIITYLAYLDDNPSVGGFDLGSLGPVSEGLFIWIFGLGGIVAITVWLTARSN; from the coding sequence ATGGCGAAAACCTCACGCAAGCAGCGCGCTACCGGCCGCCGGTCACCTCTGGCCACCGTCGCGCTATTGGCCATCGGCCTTCTCACCACGGGTGGCGCGTACGCGCTGTTCACCACCTCGGCGACTGCTGAAACGCAGGCAGCGAGCCAGCAGCAGATTGACGAGGGCGAGAAGCTCTTCGCCGCGAACTGCGCCACTTGTCACGGCCTGAACCTCGAGGGCAGCGCTGAAGGACCGAGCCTGGTTGGCGTCGGCGCGCTCGCTGTCGACTTCCAGGTCGGAACCGGCCGGATGCCGATGGCCTTCCAGGGCCCGCAGGCCGCTGTGAAGCCGCCGCAGTTCACCCAGGAGCAGATCGACGCAATGGCAGCATTCGTCGCCGAGTCGGGCCCCGGCCCGGCGGTTCCCGACGAGAGCCTGCTCACCGCGGACGGCGACGCCGCCAACGGTGCCGAGCTGTTCCGCATCAACTGCGCGATGTGCCACAACGTTGCCGGTGCCGGTGGCGCCCTGACCGAGGGCAAGTACGCTCCGGCTCTCGGCGGTGTCGACCCCAAGTACGTGTACGCCGCAATGGTCACCGGCCCGCAGAACATGCCGGTGTTCAACGACCTGAACATCTCCCCCGAGGAGAAGCAGGACATCATCACCTACCTTGCGTACCTCGATGACAACCCCTCCGTCGGTGGTTTCGACCTCGGCAGCCTGGGCCCGGTCTCTGAGGGTCTGTTCATCTGGATCTTCGGTCTGGGCGGGATCGTTGCGATCACGGTCTGGCTGACCGCGCGGTCCAACTGA
- a CDS encoding heme-copper oxidase subunit III, with the protein MGTVTSTSLSRPTGAPVINRPNTVAVGTIVWLSSEVMFFAGLFAIYFTLRSTSPDLWASETSILNVPLSATITVILVLSSVTCQFGVFAAERLQSRRTGWKPSQWGMVEWFWLTYLLGAIFICGQAYEYAVLVSEHVSLSSNAYGSAFYITTGFHGLHVIGGLIAFLFTIGRAYAVKNFGHKEATTAIVVSYYWHFVDVVWIGLFLVIYVLQ; encoded by the coding sequence ATGGGAACCGTGACCAGCACCTCTCTCTCCAGACCGACGGGCGCGCCTGTAATTAATCGCCCGAACACCGTTGCGGTGGGAACGATCGTTTGGCTGTCGAGCGAAGTCATGTTCTTCGCCGGCCTTTTCGCGATCTACTTCACCCTCCGCTCTACCTCGCCGGACCTCTGGGCGAGCGAAACGAGCATCCTGAACGTCCCGCTCTCGGCGACGATCACGGTGATCCTGGTGCTGTCGTCCGTCACCTGCCAGTTCGGTGTTTTCGCCGCCGAGCGGCTGCAGTCACGCCGCACCGGCTGGAAGCCGAGCCAGTGGGGCATGGTCGAGTGGTTCTGGCTGACCTACCTCCTGGGCGCCATCTTCATCTGCGGCCAGGCCTACGAGTACGCCGTGCTGGTCAGTGAGCACGTCAGTCTCAGCTCCAACGCTTACGGTTCCGCCTTCTACATCACGACCGGCTTCCACGGCCTGCACGTGATCGGCGGCCTCATCGCCTTCCTGTTCACGATTGGTCGCGCCTACGCGGTCAAGAACTTCGGACACAAGGAAGCAACCACCGCGATCGTCGTCTCGTACTACTGGCACTTTGTCGACGTCGTATGGATCGGCCTATTCCTGGTCATCTACGTCCTGCAATAG
- the trpD gene encoding anthranilate phosphoribosyltransferase: MPETPAWSQILTDLLDGNDLSISDSSWAMREIIQGRATPAQLAAFLIALRAKGETVGEVVGFRDAILENALPLPVDPMAVDIVGTGGDRIGTVNISTMASVVVAAAGARVIKHGNRAASSASGASDVLGALGIDLAMQPERVAEVLEATGITFANAAVFHPGFRHAGPTRAELGIPTIFNFLGPIVNPARAEASAVGVAVAEMVPLIVGVFQTRGATALVFRGDDGLDELTTTGHSSLWEISRGLVTEHDLDPADLGIPRSEISDLIGGSPEHNADVARRVLAGEPGPVRDIVLLNAAAGLVAFELAKDPAQSQRPIRERFAEQLTVGASAIDSGAAIAKLDAWVAAAGRR; encoded by the coding sequence ATGCCTGAAACGCCCGCATGGTCACAGATTCTCACCGATCTACTTGACGGGAATGATCTTTCGATCAGTGATTCGTCGTGGGCGATGCGCGAGATCATCCAAGGGCGGGCAACTCCTGCCCAGTTGGCGGCTTTCCTGATCGCGTTGCGCGCGAAGGGCGAAACCGTGGGTGAGGTCGTCGGCTTCCGTGACGCCATTCTCGAGAACGCGCTGCCGTTGCCCGTCGATCCGATGGCGGTCGACATCGTCGGGACCGGGGGAGACCGGATCGGGACTGTCAATATCTCGACGATGGCCTCTGTAGTGGTGGCCGCCGCCGGTGCCCGGGTCATCAAGCACGGCAACCGGGCGGCCAGTTCGGCATCCGGCGCATCCGATGTCCTGGGTGCGCTCGGCATCGACCTTGCGATGCAGCCCGAGCGAGTCGCCGAGGTGCTCGAGGCCACCGGCATCACCTTCGCTAATGCCGCGGTGTTTCACCCGGGCTTCCGGCACGCCGGCCCCACGCGGGCCGAGCTCGGCATTCCGACGATCTTCAACTTCCTTGGGCCGATCGTGAACCCGGCCAGGGCCGAGGCATCCGCTGTGGGTGTCGCCGTCGCCGAAATGGTTCCGCTCATCGTCGGCGTGTTCCAGACCCGCGGTGCCACCGCTCTGGTGTTCCGCGGCGATGACGGACTCGACGAACTCACCACCACCGGGCACAGCAGCCTGTGGGAGATCTCCCGCGGACTGGTCACCGAACACGACCTCGACCCGGCGGATCTGGGTATCCCGCGGTCCGAGATCAGCGACCTCATCGGCGGTTCGCCGGAGCACAATGCCGACGTCGCCAGGCGAGTGCTCGCCGGCGAACCGGGACCCGTGCGCGACATCGTCCTGCTGAATGCGGCCGCAGGCCTGGTGGCTTTCGAGTTGGCGAAGGATCCGGCCCAGTCGCAGCGACCGATCCGCGAACGGTTCGCCGAGCAGCTGACTGTCGGCGCCAGCGCGATCGACTCCGGCGCCGCGATCGCCAAGCTCGATGCTTGGGTCGCCGCCGCCGGCAGACGGTAG